The region AATCAAACCGCAGCACATTACACTCCCATCCCTCAAGATAAATCAGTTTTTACTGATGAAATTATTAAATTAGATGTTGGAGCACACGTTGATGGATTTATTGGAGACAATGCACTTACAGTTGACTTATCAAATCAACATTCTGATTTAGTTAAAGCTTCACGCGATGCACTTAATGCAGCAATTAAAACAATTCGAGTCGGAGTAACATTAGGTGAAATTGGAAAAGCAATACAAGAAACAATTGAAAGTTCAGGATTTAAACCAATTAAAAATCTTAGCGGTCATGGACTCGGAGAATACGAACAACATAGCGGAATTAGCATTCCAAATTACAATACAGGAGATACAACTGAATTAAATGAAGGGCAACACATCGCAATTGAACCTTTTGCCACAAATGGAATAGGACTCATTGTTGAAAAAGGAAATCCATTCATTTATTCCCAAGTAATCAAAAAACCAGTTAGAAGTCAAATAACCCGCGAAGTTCTTAAATTAATTGAATCATACAAAGGACTACCTTTCGCAACTAGATGGATCACAGATAAATATCCTTTGTTCAAAGCAAATTTTGCAATAAGAGAATTAACACAAATTAATTTAATTAGGGGTTACGCACCATTAGTTGAAAAACGAGATGGACTCGTTAGTCAAGCAGAACATAGTCTTATCGTCGGAGATAAACCTAAAATTACAACAAAAATAGATTAAATAACCAAAACACAACTAAGTGTTGCCTTGGCAATCCAGCATAAAAAAGTTCGATTCATGCAGAACTTTTTATTGTTTATGTGACACACAGTATCAAAAAAAATGCCGCAACACTTCACCTAAACACCCAATTTAATAACAAAAAAAAGAAAAAAAACTTTATTTAAGTTTTTCACAAACTTCTTTTATACTAAGTAAACTTTCTTCACCCGAACTCATATCTCTTAATTTTACTTTATCTTGATCAAGTTCATCTTGACCTACAAAGATCACAAAAGGAATATTAAATGAGTTTGCATAATTTAAATTTTTTGATATGCTTCTATTCACTAAATCAATATCACAATTTATTCCTGAGTCTCTTAATTTTTCAGCAATCTTATTTGATTCAGTAAATGTTTTAATTGGAATAACATATGCTTTCACAGTTGTTTTTTTCAGTTCTATTTTTTTTGAGAGTTTCATTACTTCAACAATAGGTTCAAGTCCAAAACTTATCCCAACTGCAGGAAATTCTTTTTTAGATTCAAGATAATCTCCAATCATATTATCATATCTCCCCCCAGCAGACAATGATGAAGTAAATTTAATTTTCTTACCATTTTCATCCTCAAAGTCTTGATTTTTTAAAACTACTTCAAACACCGTTCCAGTATAATAACTCAATCCCCTTGCAAGTGAAGGTCTAAATACGACATCATCACCACTAACATAGGTAAATAATTCAATTAATTTATTAAGCGCTAGTTTTGTTTCTTCTTTTTGTGCTACTAATTTAATTTTATCAATTTTTTCTTTATTTGTGCCTGATACTGTCAATAAATCTAATAATTCAGAAATCTTTGATGCGTCAAGCGAACTACTAATGTTTAAAATTGCTTCTTTTACGGCTATTATTCCAATTTTTTTTAGTTTATCAATTTCAAGAATTACGTCAACCAACAAATCATCAGAAATCTCAAATTCTCGAAGTATTGCTTCCAATAAATCTCTGCTATTAATTTCGATTTTCACTTCCAAATCTAATTGTTTGAACACTTTTTGAGCTATTTGAACGCATTGAGCATCAGAACTAATGGATTTAGCTCCAACAATATCTACATCACATTGCCAAAATTCTCTATATCTTCCAAGTTTAATAGGTCCATCTCGAAATACTCTTCCAATTTGATATCGTTTGAACGGCATTTTCATTGTTGGATTCATGCCCACAAATCGAGAAAATGGAACAGTTAAGTCATATCTTAAGCCTAATTCTCTATCTCCTTGGTCTTTAAATTGAAATGTTTCCTTAAGAATTTCTGATCCTCCAGCATATTTTGCAGCTAAAATATCCATTCTTTCAATTAATGGCGTTTCAATAGGTACAAATCCATATAATTCAAAAACAGTTTTGAGTTTTTCAACAATTTCCTGTCTAGGTATTTTTTCTTCAGGTACAAAATCTCTTACTCCGCGAGCATTCATTAAATTCATAATTATCACCATAATTAAACATTTTTCAATAATTAAACATTTTAAAGTAAATATCAAAAACATTAAAATTAAAAACAAAAAAATATTAAAAAAAACATTAAAAAAACATTAAAAGGAAGATGATTTCTTTTCTTTTAAATAATTTATGAAATAAAACCCCTAAAACCCAAAATTAACTCTAAAGTATTTTAACCATAAAATTTATAAATGCCAGCACCATTATTGAATTGTGGTGCTTTCATGAAGAACCGTTCTAACAATGACCTTAGCGTACATGCTATGTTGCAGTCTCAACTTCAAGTAGATCCAAATCAATTTTATTCACTCATGCTAGAACAACAACCTCAATTTGTAGTTCGCGAACTTATCAAAAGTGGACTGAAATTAACTCCTGACAACATCAAAAAATTTCTTGTTTTTTCTGCATTCGGAATTCATCGAATCGATTTTATCAAAAATATCCAATTACAATCTGATTATAAAGAAAGAATAATTCGAGTAAATGGCAGCTCAATTGATACAAATGATGCATTTGAATATTTATTTAAAGAAGTGGATCTAAGTCTTACAGGAGTAAGCGAAGAATTATTAAAAAAATGCAGATATGGCTGTTCAAAAATTTTTAAATATGCACACGACAAACATTTAGAAACAGGAAAAAAAAGACAAGGTGCAAATTTTTATTTTATCCACGTTATTCGCGCGTGGGAATTGCTCGATAGCAAATTAATTAACATTTCTCAAAATAAAACAGAATTAATCAGAAATACTATTTTTCTTCATGATGTTGTAGAAGAAATGCAAAGCTATCGTGAAAAACAATTTAGCAATTTACTTTTAACTAAAATGAGTAGTAAAGTACATTCTGTTCCAAATTCAGATGTTACTAATTTAATTAGTTCAAAAATTATTTCTAAACAAGAACAAAAATTAACAACTGAAATTATGTCTGATGAAACATTAAAAACATTATATGAAGAAATTCTTAATCCCCCTGAATATCAAGAAATTATGGAACTTATGAATACTCCTTTAATCGCAAAACAAGTTGTATCCTTTGTATGGGCAGTAACTAAACAAGCAGAAAGCATAGATGCTTCATTAAATAGGCTTGTTGACGTTTCAAAAAAGATGTTTATTGAACATAACGAAAATTATGATGTTCCAGTCCTAGTAAAGTTAGGAGATTCTTTAGATAACACATCAACACTTCCTGAAAGTGGAGCTTCAGCACAACTTAATCGGTTCAAAAAAAATCTTTATTTTTTAAAAGCACTTGATGAAAATTTAATTATACCTCATAAAATTCAAAATGAAAATATTATTAGACTACGCCAAGACTTAATTGAATGTAGCACAGAATCCATTAAACGACTTTTTGACAAATATGCAATAGAAAAAGATTGTAATCGCAAAACATATACCAATGTCGAAAAAAGAGATTATGCAGTCATTCTAAAAAAACTCACATTCTATAATAATCAATTTAAAATATTAAATAAAAGAAAATTCTAAAAACTCACTAAATTAATAAAAATCAACTAACAAATATAAATTACTAATTTGACTTTTCTTTCTTATTTTTTTTCATTTTATATCTTCCACGAAGTTCTACTTGATCGAGTCTCTTAATAACTTCGCATCCAATATCATAATGCTCAGAATAGCTTTCAAGCAAAAACTCATATGCTTTTTCAAATATTTTATAATGTTTTGATTCTAATGCTTGTTTTATTAAATGTAAATCTACTGCTCTATCTTCTATTTTATCTGAAAAAAAACTAAGTCCGAAATCAATAAAATAAATTTTATTTTCAGAATCACCCAAAATCATATTAGAAGTTGTTAAATCACCATGCATAATTCCATTTTTATGCATTAATGCAATATTTTTTCCAATTTCGATGCTAAACTTTTCAAAATTAGTTTCAAAAACATCTCGTAACTTAGACCCTTTTACAAAACTCATCTGAATAACCATATTTTTTTCATCAACACGTTCCAATTTAGGTCCAAGAACTCCAGTTGATCTTAATTTGTCCATAACTTTGGCTTCTCTTTTTGTTCTAAATTTTCGAAGTTTTAAATCAAGATCGAAATGTCTAAATTTTTTTTCAAATCTATATTTAAACACATATTCTTTAGACTCATCAACATAAATTATAGCTTCAGCACCTTGAGCTATAGGTTCTCCTAATAAAGACCCATCAAAAGGTTCATTAATTAAATTTGCACTCATAATTTTTATTTTACCCTAACTTTTTATAAGTTTTATGGAAATCTTAGATATATATCACCCTCTCGCCCAAAATCACCACACAACTCGAATATTATATTATAGACAATCATCACATTTTAACCAAATAAAATATCTTAGATAAATTTATAAGGAAAAACACAACTCACTTTAATTCTATGACTAAAGTATTTTTAATTCATGGAGCGTATGGAACTCCTACCGAAAACTGGTTTCCTTGGCTAAAAAAAGAATTAGAAAAACTTAATTGTCAAGTTTTTGTTCCTAAATTTCCAACACCACAAAACCAAACACTTCAAAATTGGTTTTTTGCATTTAATTCTTATTTATCAAAACTTGATGAAAATTCAATTGTTATCGGACATAGTTTAGGTCCTGCATTTTTAATGAGAGTCTTAGAAACAACTAATTCAACCACTCTTTCAAAACCCATCAAATCTGCATTTTTTATTGCACCATTTATTGATTTTTTAGATAATCCCGAATTTGACGAAATTAATAGAACGTTTATTGAAAATAATTTTGATTGGAAAAAAATAAAATCAAATTGTAAAAAATTCGTTATTTATCATTCAGATAATGATCCTTATGTGAATTTAAAATATGCAAAATATGTTGCAACTAAACTTAATGTGGATATAAATATAATTCCTAACGCAGGACACTTCAATCAAGCTTCAGGCTATTTACAATTTACAAAACTTTTAGAAGACATTAAAAAAGAATTATAACAAATCAAAAAACGCACAAAAAAACAAATTTAAAAATTTCCTGTATGCCCAAATTTTCCATCTCCCCTATCAGTTTGCTCAAGAGTTTCGGTGTCTACTAGTGTTGCGCTAACAACTGGTTGTATCAGCATTTGTGCAATTCTCATTCCGATTTCAACTTTAAAATCTTCTTTACTTAAATTATACAAAATTACTCCTATTTCTCCACGATAACTTGAATCAATTACCCCACCCATTGATTTTATTGAATATTTTGCAGCCATCCCAGATCGATCCCAAATTAAACCAACATAACCTTCAGGTATTGCAAGTTTTATTCCAGTTTTTATAATTTCTTTTTGTCCTGCAAGAATAATTTTTTCTTCGGTACTTCGAAGATCAAATCCCGCATCACCCGGACGAGCATAAACTGGACTGGGATGATCTTTAGAAAGTTTATTAATTTTAACCTCAACCATTTTTACCTCTTTTTTTAAAAAAAAACTCAATAATTAAATGCCTCGAATTAAAACTTCATCAAAAAACTCTTTTATTGAATTTGACATTGATTCTAATTCTTCAGGAGTATAAGGACAACTTTTTTTGTATTCTTCATTTAAAACTTTTGCATCAAAATTAAATTGTTGCAACACATATCGTTTAGATCCAGATAACCATTCACCAATCTTAATAATATCTTCTTTATTTATGAACTCTTTAACAACTGTTGTTCTAAATTCATATGGTAGATTACTTTGACGTATTATTTCAACACTTTCAATAATTGCATCTTTTCGAAGTGTTGTATTTACTACCAATTCATATTTTTCAATTGGTGCTTTAATATCCATTGCGATAAAATCAATCAATCTTGAGTCTATCAAGTCTTTTAACATTTCAGGATTAGTTCCATTAGTATCTAATTTTACTAAAAGCCCTAAATTCTTAATTTTTCGAATAAGCGCAGGTAATTGAGGGTATAATGTTGGCTCTCCACCAGTTATACAAACTCCATCAACATATTTTTTGTGTTTTTCCATAATTTCCAAAAAGTCTTCTTCAGTTAAATCTGCGGCATTTGAAACTAACTCAGGCAATACTAGTTCAGGATTATGACAATAATGGCACCTAAAATTGCACCCCCCCAAAAATATTGTTGAAACAAGCTTTCCAGGGTAATCGATTAATGAAGTTTTTTGAATTCCTTTTATCATTTTTTTATCACAAAATATATTCAAAGTAGATTTGTTTTTATGTATTTCGGGTCTGTGATTTATATTTCAACAACAAACCACCCAAATCAATAATTAAAACCACACTACAAAATAATAACGCAAACAATTTATACAAACCAAGCATATCCAAATACTAAGAATATACCTAAATCAAATAACACCCATCAAAAATAAATAAAATATAAAAAAAATAGAAAGAAAATATAAAAAAAGTTAATAGAAAAAAATTTTAAATTATTTCAAATTTATTGTGTCGTAATCAAATTTGCTCTTTCGAATTGTGTTGCAGGCAAACCACGATTTCCATGTTTACTACAAACACTGCAACTCTCATCAAATTCAACACGTGCTTTAAATTCTTCTTTTTTACCCACATTCCAATTAGCAATAGGTCTATGATATCCAACTACTCTACTGTACACTTCACATCTTCTGCCACACTTAGCCATTTTATTCACCTCTTTTTTTTCAACTAAACTCTTTTTTTTATCTCTGTAATTTGTCTCACATGATATATTAAATATATATCAAAAATCATTTAAAAAGTTAACTGCTTTGAAATATAACATCAAACCAATTAAAAAATAATTAAAAAATTTTTCCGTCGATGACAACTAATAATTGTAAATAGTTATTACTTTAAAGCAGTCTATTCTGGACCATGTTCATTAACAAAATTAACTCCTGCACTTTCAACACTTATTGGTGCTTGTTCCACAACTTCCGAAGCTTCACTTTCTTGCATTTCATAAGGGCAAGTTTCATGTTTGCCAGGAATATATCCATGATCAGGACATACACTAAATGTAGGAGTTATCGTAAAGTATGGCAACCTAAAATTATACGCAATTCTTTTTACTAATTGTTTACAAGTTTCCGCATCACTAACTCGCTCGCCCAGGAATGCATGAAAAACAGTTCCCCCAGTATACGCGGCTTGCAAATCATCTTGCATTTCTAATGCTTCAAAAATATCTCGCGTATAATCTACAGGCAATTGAGTTGAATTAGTATAATATGGTGTATCTTCTCCAGCACTAAGAATATCTGGAAATCGCTTCTTATCTGCTTTTGCCAATCTATAACTGGTACCTTCTGCAGGAGTTGCTTCTAAATTGTATAAATTTCCGGTTTCTTCTTGAAATTCAGATAATTTTGACTTCATAAAATGAATTATTTCTTTAGCCATAATTACTCCTTCTTTACTAGCAATATTTTTACCAATAAAGTTTAACAAAGATTCATTCATCCCATTAAGACCAATTGTTGCAAAGTGATTATTAAACGTGCCTAAATATCTTTTAGTGAATGGAAATAAACCTTTATCCAAACTACTTGAAACTACTTTTCTTTTAATTTCTAAAGATTCCTTTGCCAGTTCCATAAGTCGCGCAAGTCTTTCAAAATAATCTTCTTTTGAACTTGCAAGATAACCTACTCGAGCAAGATTCATAGTAACAACGCCAATACTCCCAGTCATTTCTGCAGCACCAAAAAGTCCACCACCTTTATTTCTCAAATCTCTCAGATCCATTTGTAATCTACAACACATACTGCGCACATCACCAGGATTTAATTCAGAATTAATAAAGTTTTGAAAATAAGGAATCCCATACTTTGCAGTCATTTCAAAAAGAAGAGTTGCATTTTCACTATCCCAATCAAAATCTTCAGTTATGTTATATGTTGGAATTGGAAATGTAAATATTCTCCCACTAGCATCCCCTTCAATCATACACTCCATAAATGCTTTGTTAATCAAATCCATTTCTTTTTGGCAATCACCAAAAGTAAAATCTGCTTCTTTTCCACCAATAATTGCAGGATTATTTTTTAAGTCAGGAGGACAAACCCAATCAAGTGTTAAATTAATAAATGGAGTTTGTGTTCCCCATCTGCTAGGTGTTGCAATATTAAATAAGAATCTCTGCATTTGTTGTTTAACTTGTTTATAAGTTAAGTTATCAACTTTAATAAATGGTGCAAGATATGTATCAAACGAAGAAAATGCTTGTGCACCCGCCCACTCATTTTGTAACGTACCTAAGAAATTTACCATCTGACCAATAATTGTATCAAAATGTTTTGGAGGAACTGTTTGCAATTTTCCCGCAACACCACCAAATCCTTCTGCAATTAATTGTCTTAAACTCCAACCAGCACAATATCCACTAAACATGGATAAGTCATGAATATGAAAATCACCCTCAATATGTGAGTCTCGAATTTCTTTTGGATAAATATGATTCAACCAATAATTTGCAGTTATTTTTCCTGAAATATTAAGAATAAGGCCGCCAATCGAATATCCAACATTAGCATTTTCATTTACTCTCCAATCACTTCGACTCAAATATTCATTCATTGTTTCTTCAACATTAATCAAAACTTCACTATCTTCACGAGATAATCTTCGTTTTTCTCTGTACAAAATAAATGACTTTGAAACATCCGCATGACCTTCTTCAATTAGAACTTTTTCAATTAAATCTTGAATATTTTCAACTGTCGGCAGGGACCCACCTTTAAAAAAAATATTAAGAATCGCAGTAACTCTTTTTGTTAAAGCTTTTGCTAAATCATAATTATCTAGATTATTAGCCTTCATAGATTTAAAAATAGCACCAGTTATCTTTTCCTCATCAAATAGAACTAATTCACCATCTCTTTTTCTTACTCGTCGAATTTCTTTTAGATAATCCATACTAACAAACCTCTTTTCATCACCTTAATTAATTTTAAATCTTTGAGCACTTAAAACTTGAGCTCAATTAACAAAAACTCGCCTTAAATTCAAGAGAGTTTATTCAATTCCTTCTCAAAATCATCAATATTTGCAAACTCAAGATAAATTGATGCAAATCGCATATATCCAACTTTATCAATTTTCTTTAGTCGCTTTAAAACTGCTCGCCCGATGATTTTTGAAGCAATTTCATTCGCATCTTTTTTACGTATCTCAGATTCAATCTCCAAAGCAGCCTTTTCCAAAACTTCTGTTGAAACAGATCTTTTTTCACAAGCTGTTTGAAATCCTTTGAGTACTTTGTTGCGATCAAACTCTTCGCGAGTTCCGTCACGTTTTATTACCATTAATGTTGCAAGTTCTGCCCGTTCATAACTCGTAAATCGTCTTTCACATTTAAGACACTCCCGTCTTCTTCGAGTGTAGTCTTCATTATCTCTTTTATCAACAACTTTTGTATCTGATTGATTACAATACGGACATAACATAATTTTTTACCAACATATTTTTTACACAAAAAAAGCTCACAAAAATCAGCTAATTTTGAATAATTTTTAATTCTCAGCCCGCCTTAACCACTTTTATGGAAAAGACTTAAACACACAACATCTTGTGATGCCATTTTGAAGTAAACACAACATCTTGTGCATTAACCAAATAAGTAAAAATGATGATATTTAAACTTTTTTGTTTTTTAACAATAAAATTTTGTCATATATTTTAGAAAGAATATACTAGAGAAAGACACCATTTTACAATAGTTCAAAACAAAAAAAGGGCAAAATTCACTAAAAAAACCCTAAAATAAACAGAACAATAAAATAAAATGGTAAAAGAACTTTTTAACCAAAAAAGGAGCGTAAAACAATCTTAAAAATGAATTTAATCAACCAATTTACTTATAAAAAAATACAAATAGAAACACAAAAAAAACACACACAAAAACACAAAAAAAATAAAATAAAATAAAATAACCACAACAGAAAAATATCAAAAATAAAACGCAAATTTAAACTTAGTACTTATTTTAAATTTTTAGAAGTATTCAACTTATCTTTTTTTTGAATTTGTTGAATTTTATAAACTAAATCATTAAGCTCTGCAACTAATTTATCAGAATCAACCCCATGCATTTCAGCTCCTTGTTCAAGAGTTTCAAATGCAGCACCCGCACAACCAACACAATGAAGACCATGTTCAAAAAAAACATTAATAGTTTCAGGAAATTTGGAAATAATTTCACCAATAGTCATAGTTTTAGTTATTGCAGAATCAGATTTATTAGAATTTGTCAACTTATCTTGTTTAGATGTGTTATCATCACTCATTTTTCTTCTATTTTAATACATTGAGCACTACATTGTGCTTCACAAGCTCGACAACCAATACACTCTTTTGGTTTAACAACTTTGCTTTTATTATTTTCCATAACAAATACGTCCATCGGACAAACATCTATACAAGTTTTACATCCAACGCATTTGGATTCATCTACAATAGGAATTGGTTGAGTCATTTAATATACCTCCAGAATAAAAAAATAATATTTTGAAAAAAAAGTCTATTCCTCTTTTTTTTCAGGTTCAGCTTCTACGGAAACATCAGTTGTTGTTTCTGCACTAACTTCTTTAACTTCAGGAACTGCTTTAGCTTCAGTTGTTTCTTTAGCTTCAGGACTTGCTTTAGCTTCAGTTGCTTCTTTAGCTTCAGGAACTGCCTTAGGTTCTGAAACTACTTTAGTTTCAGGAGCAACTGCAGGCCTAACTGGTTTTGGCTTTGCAGGTTTTTTAGAGATAATTTTTGTTAATTTTTCTGCAAGATCTTTAGCTTTTTTAGGATCGTCTTTTAATCTAGCCATAACTCTAATTTCAGTCATTCGAATAGGATGTGTTTTTTTAAGCGTATTTCTTAATGCTTTTTGAAACTTAGTACTAACTAAATCCATAACTAATGTTCTATAGTCGAGTGTTCGTACTAAAGCAAGCACGCTTGCAACAGCCATTTTTCTTAATGCTGTTTTAACTTGAGAAGTTGTTTTTGAATTTGTAATCAGTAATGGTTTAATTCTAATAAGAACGTCATCTTTTGTTAAACAAATAAATGAAATTTCTAATTTATCTTTTTGCCTTCTTACTTTTCGTTTAATCGCAGCAGAAGTTACTTCAAACTTTTTTACTTGAGTATATGCAGTTTCACCTTTAACTTGATCAACTTCGAATACAACATTAGTATTCTGTTTTTGCATATTACCCGTTAATGTCATCAAACTGGTTTTTAAAGTTTTACCAATAATTAAACTAGGATCATTAGTTGGCGTTTCCCCAAGTAAGTACTCGTTGAACTCCTTAGAAGCTAATACTTTAAACCACTTCTTCTTTTTCCATTTATCGACTGTTTTTGTAACCTTTTTGCCTTTTGCCATTTGAATTGACCGAATTATCTATTTATTTATAAGGTTTTTGGAGAAGATGGGGGTATTTAAAGTTTATTGTTAAGACCCAAAAAACAACCCAAATTAGAACCATAAACTCGAAAAATCAACTAAAAACACAATCAAGTCAAACGAAGACTCGCAGAAACTCCAAATGGTTTTAGTTTAACAGAACATATTTTATCATCATATTGTTGATTAAGTTCACTTAATTCTCGCTCAAATTTAGCCTGAACTCGACCATATGCCCTATTCTTAATAATTGAATTACTTATTCTTTGTACGGGTTTTATCAACAACTCAAAAGCAATTCCTCCCAAACCTAAATTAACTGCAACATTCGCTGAGTACTCCAAATTAGAACTTACCACATAGCTCACAACACCCCCAACAAGCGCAGTTAACCCTCCAGCAACAATCAAACCACCAATTCTAGTTAAATTACCATAATTTGATTGCGCCCCATTAACAGAATCACCATATTCAGACTTAGTCTTCATCATCAACCCAACATATGAACGAATATAATCCCCAAAAACTGCACGCAATGGGCTTTTTTGAAGATCCATACGATTTAACATATCATCAACCTGTTCACTAAAAGAATATTCAGACCTAGACACAATATCATCCAAAGAAACTGCTTGTTTACGAAATAACGACTGATGAACTTGTCTCCTCGCAGCACTTAACGTTTTCTCCATAAAATAAGTATCCAGCAAGTAATTTATAAATATAATTATACTCCAGTAAAGACAATAACATCCAAAAAACAAAAAAATTAACCCATTTAAAATTAAAATTTTTCATTAAAATCACGCAATATTATAAACAAACATTTTTAAACATCAAAATCAATAAAGAACCTGGGTGGAAAAATGGTTAGACCTAATCTAGAATGGGAACGGTATAGATATAGGCTACCAAAATCTGGCGCAGAAGTTGAAATTATTCGCGAAATAGTAATGAACGATGACGACTTGAATTTTATGGATTTATCTCGCAAAAATTAAAAAATAATTAAACTTCGATAACTACGACAAAAATTTACAGCAAAATTTAAGCAATTCTAACCACTTTTGGTAACAAATATAGCGTTAGCCTTAAAAAAAATAAATTCTAACCCCTTTTAACGCAAATTCCATTAAAATAGTTTAAAATCTAGTTCTACTAACTAACTATTGGGGCAAAGAATATGAATTTTATAGATAAAGCAACTCTATTAGATGGAAT is a window of Candidatus Woesearchaeota archaeon DNA encoding:
- a CDS encoding type II methionyl aminopeptidase, giving the protein MTQNIPYHVLADPEKIKKIEQAGKIAAEALQYGKSLIKPGVLLLDVATKVEKKIFDMGGKLAFPVNISLNQTAAHYTPIPQDKSVFTDEIIKLDVGAHVDGFIGDNALTVDLSNQHSDLVKASRDALNAAIKTIRVGVTLGEIGKAIQETIESSGFKPIKNLSGHGLGEYEQHSGISIPNYNTGDTTELNEGQHIAIEPFATNGIGLIVEKGNPFIYSQVIKKPVRSQITREVLKLIESYKGLPFATRWITDKYPLFKANFAIRELTQINLIRGYAPLVEKRDGLVSQAEHSLIVGDKPKITTKID
- the hisS gene encoding histidine--tRNA ligase, with product MNLMNARGVRDFVPEEKIPRQEIVEKLKTVFELYGFVPIETPLIERMDILAAKYAGGSEILKETFQFKDQGDRELGLRYDLTVPFSRFVGMNPTMKMPFKRYQIGRVFRDGPIKLGRYREFWQCDVDIVGAKSISSDAQCVQIAQKVFKQLDLEVKIEINSRDLLEAILREFEISDDLLVDVILEIDKLKKIGIIAVKEAILNISSSLDASKISELLDLLTVSGTNKEKIDKIKLVAQKEETKLALNKLIELFTYVSGDDVVFRPSLARGLSYYTGTVFEVVLKNQDFEDENGKKIKFTSSLSAGGRYDNMIGDYLESKKEFPAVGISFGLEPIVEVMKLSKKIELKKTTVKAYVIPIKTFTESNKIAEKLRDSGINCDIDLVNRSISKNLNYANSFNIPFVIFVGQDELDQDKVKLRDMSSGEESLLSIKEVCEKLK
- a CDS encoding Kae1-associated serine/threonine protein kinase, which codes for MSANLINEPFDGSLLGEPIAQGAEAIIYVDESKEYVFKYRFEKKFRHFDLDLKLRKFRTKREAKVMDKLRSTGVLGPKLERVDEKNMVIQMSFVKGSKLRDVFETNFEKFSIEIGKNIALMHKNGIMHGDLTTSNMILGDSENKIYFIDFGLSFFSDKIEDRAVDLHLIKQALESKHYKIFEKAYEFLLESYSEHYDIGCEVIKRLDQVELRGRYKMKKNKKEKSN
- a CDS encoding serine hydrolase family protein; this encodes MTKVFLIHGAYGTPTENWFPWLKKELEKLNCQVFVPKFPTPQNQTLQNWFFAFNSYLSKLDENSIVIGHSLGPAFLMRVLETTNSTTLSKPIKSAFFIAPFIDFLDNPEFDEINRTFIENNFDWKKIKSNCKKFVIYHSDNDPYVNLKYAKYVATKLNVDINIIPNAGHFNQASGYLQFTKLLEDIKKEL
- the dut gene encoding dUTP diphosphatase — encoded protein: MVEVKINKLSKDHPSPVYARPGDAGFDLRSTEEKIILAGQKEIIKTGIKLAIPEGYVGLIWDRSGMAAKYSIKSMGGVIDSSYRGEIGVILYNLSKEDFKVEIGMRIAQMLIQPVVSATLVDTETLEQTDRGDGKFGHTGNF
- a CDS encoding anaerobic ribonucleoside-triphosphate reductase activating protein, encoding MIKGIQKTSLIDYPGKLVSTIFLGGCNFRCHYCHNPELVLPELVSNAADLTEEDFLEIMEKHKKYVDGVCITGGEPTLYPQLPALIRKIKNLGLLVKLDTNGTNPEMLKDLIDSRLIDFIAMDIKAPIEKYELVVNTTLRKDAIIESVEIIRQSNLPYEFRTTVVKEFINKEDIIKIGEWLSGSKRYVLQQFNFDAKVLNEEYKKSCPYTPEELESMSNSIKEFFDEVLIRGI
- a CDS encoding ribonucleoside triphosphate reductase; this encodes MDYLKEIRRVRKRDGELVLFDEEKITGAIFKSMKANNLDNYDLAKALTKRVTAILNIFFKGGSLPTVENIQDLIEKVLIEEGHADVSKSFILYREKRRLSREDSEVLINVEETMNEYLSRSDWRVNENANVGYSIGGLILNISGKITANYWLNHIYPKEIRDSHIEGDFHIHDLSMFSGYCAGWSLRQLIAEGFGGVAGKLQTVPPKHFDTIIGQMVNFLGTLQNEWAGAQAFSSFDTYLAPFIKVDNLTYKQVKQQMQRFLFNIATPSRWGTQTPFINLTLDWVCPPDLKNNPAIIGGKEADFTFGDCQKEMDLINKAFMECMIEGDASGRIFTFPIPTYNITEDFDWDSENATLLFEMTAKYGIPYFQNFINSELNPGDVRSMCCRLQMDLRDLRNKGGGLFGAAEMTGSIGVVTMNLARVGYLASSKEDYFERLARLMELAKESLEIKRKVVSSSLDKGLFPFTKRYLGTFNNHFATIGLNGMNESLLNFIGKNIASKEGVIMAKEIIHFMKSKLSEFQEETGNLYNLEATPAEGTSYRLAKADKKRFPDILSAGEDTPYYTNSTQLPVDYTRDIFEALEMQDDLQAAYTGGTVFHAFLGERVSDAETCKQLVKRIAYNFRLPYFTITPTFSVCPDHGYIPGKHETCPYEMQESEASEVVEQAPISVESAGVNFVNEHGPE
- the nrdR gene encoding transcriptional repressor NrdR encodes the protein MLCPYCNQSDTKVVDKRDNEDYTRRRRECLKCERRFTSYERAELATLMVIKRDGTREEFDRNKVLKGFQTACEKRSVSTEVLEKAALEIESEIRKKDANEIASKIIGRAVLKRLKKIDKVGYMRFASIYLEFANIDDFEKELNKLS
- a CDS encoding DUF1858 domain-containing protein, which encodes MTIGEIISKFPETINVFFEHGLHCVGCAGAAFETLEQGAEMHGVDSDKLVAELNDLVYKIQQIQKKDKLNTSKNLK
- a CDS encoding 4Fe-4S binding protein, giving the protein MTQPIPIVDESKCVGCKTCIDVCPMDVFVMENNKSKVVKPKECIGCRACEAQCSAQCIKIEEK